The Ferrimonas balearica DSM 9799 genome includes the window TTTTGTTTATCAAACGTTTTAACTTGCCCCAAACCGGGGGCTGACCTTGCCTTTTGCCGCGCCATAAGCGATAACTTTCCCCCACCCTCTAACCGCTGGTTGCCACCATGATCTCTGACTCCCTCTCCGGTTTAACCCCCTTTCTGCTCTATTTCGGCACAGGCCTGGCAGCGATGGTGCTGTTTAAGGTGCTGTATGCCCTGTTGACCCCGTTCGACGAGTGGCAGCTGGTGAAGCAGGACTTCAATACCGCCGCCGCCATCAGCATCGGTGGTGCCCTAATGGGTTTCACCCTGGCGCTGGCGTCCGCCGCCAAACACTCCGTCGCCTACAGCGACTTCCTGATCTGGGCGGCCATCGCCATGGCGGCGCAGTTGTTGGCCTTTGTTGTGGTGCGCTTCGTATTGATGCCCAACATCGTCAGTAAAATCGAGAACAACCAGGTGGCCGGTGCCGTCGTGCTGGCCAGTGTGAACATCAGTGTGGGCCTGCTGAAT containing:
- a CDS encoding DUF350 domain-containing protein, with the protein product MISDSLSGLTPFLLYFGTGLAAMVLFKVLYALLTPFDEWQLVKQDFNTAAAISIGGALMGFTLALASAAKHSVAYSDFLIWAAIAMAAQLLAFVVVRFVLMPNIVSKIENNQVAGAVVLASVNISVGLLNAACMSY